One part of the Flavobacterium johnsoniae UW101 genome encodes these proteins:
- a CDS encoding glycosyltransferase family 2 protein has translation MQLSVVILNYNVRYFLEQCVLSVQEAISGLDAEIIVVDNNSSDDSCLMMKTRFPEVKLIENKENFGFPKGNNIAVNQAGGKYICILNPDTVVAEDTFTKILAFAEEKQDLGIVGCKLIDGTGSFLPESKRGIPTPWVAFTKIFGLYKIFPKSNLFNRYYAQHLNENQTGKVEILVGAFMLLEKDLYQKLNGFDENCFMYADDIDLSYRTLEMKRNNYYFHETTVLHYKGESTVKDELYMKRFQDAMNFFYQKHFKKSWFFSFFIKIGTWFFSFVKMFQGKPKEKPLPESYILYSENTNLTKKLASILENKVRFLDFKKEKMVNSSLILKGKKAEIILDNHYVSFKKCINIIETLKDKNITFKILPKKASYIIGSNSRNDRGQIIKIE, from the coding sequence ATGCAATTATCGGTTGTTATTCTTAATTATAATGTGCGTTACTTTCTAGAACAATGTGTTTTAAGTGTTCAGGAAGCCATTTCTGGTCTTGATGCCGAAATTATTGTTGTCGATAATAATTCGTCTGATGACAGTTGTTTGATGATGAAAACAAGATTCCCCGAAGTTAAATTAATTGAAAACAAAGAAAATTTCGGTTTTCCAAAAGGAAACAATATTGCCGTTAATCAGGCAGGAGGGAAATATATCTGCATTTTAAATCCTGATACTGTCGTTGCTGAAGATACATTTACTAAAATTTTGGCTTTCGCCGAAGAAAAACAAGATCTGGGAATTGTCGGCTGTAAATTAATTGACGGAACCGGAAGTTTTCTGCCCGAAAGTAAACGCGGTATTCCAACGCCTTGGGTTGCTTTTACAAAGATTTTCGGATTATATAAAATATTTCCAAAATCAAATCTCTTTAATCGTTATTATGCCCAGCATTTAAACGAAAACCAAACCGGTAAAGTTGAAATTTTGGTGGGAGCATTTATGCTTTTAGAGAAAGATTTATACCAAAAATTAAATGGTTTTGATGAAAACTGTTTTATGTATGCCGATGATATCGATTTGTCTTACCGTACGCTTGAGATGAAAAGAAATAACTATTATTTTCATGAAACCACCGTTTTACATTATAAAGGAGAAAGCACGGTAAAAGACGAGTTGTATATGAAACGCTTTCAGGATGCGATGAACTTTTTCTATCAAAAGCATTTTAAAAAATCATGGTTTTTTAGTTTTTTCATCAAAATAGGAACATGGTTTTTCTCTTTTGTAAAAATGTTTCAGGGAAAACCAAAAGAAAAACCGCTGCCGGAAAGTTATATTTTGTACTCCGAAAATACGAATTTGACTAAAAAACTGGCTTCGATTTTAGAAAATAAAGTTCGATTTTTAGATTTCAAAAAAGAAAAAATGGTAAATTCGTCCCTGATTTTAAAGGGCAAAAAGGCAGAGATCATTTTGGATAATCACTATGTTTCATTCAAAAAATGTATCAATATCATAGAAACTCTTAAAGATAAGAACATTACTTTTAAGATTTTACCTAAAAAGGCAAGTTATATTATTGGAAGTAATTCAAGAAATGACAGGGGGCAAATCATTAAAATTGAGTAA
- a CDS encoding tyrosine-protein phosphatase produces MLAFFKSKPFLKDLLAGDYVDIHSHLLPGIDDGAKTIKKTVKLAKAFQELGISQFVTTPHINHYVWNNSEQDILEKLNETQVLLKEENIPIPFKAAAEYFMDDWFENHLKTEKLLTLKDNYILVEISYLSAPFNLYKIIFDIQLAGYIPVLAHPERYTYFHKNFTEYEKLKKSGCLFQLNLLATVGYYGSEIAKTAELLLKKGMYDFTGTDVHHSSHIESMHQKIKIDAASNLKEVIANNQFFKF; encoded by the coding sequence ATGTTAGCATTCTTTAAATCAAAACCTTTTTTAAAAGATCTTTTAGCGGGCGATTATGTCGACATTCATTCGCATTTGCTTCCGGGAATTGACGACGGTGCAAAGACGATTAAAAAAACGGTTAAACTGGCAAAAGCTTTTCAGGAATTGGGAATTTCTCAATTTGTAACTACACCGCATATTAACCATTATGTCTGGAACAATTCTGAACAGGATATTTTAGAGAAATTAAACGAAACTCAGGTTTTATTAAAAGAAGAAAATATACCTATTCCGTTTAAAGCCGCTGCAGAATATTTTATGGATGACTGGTTTGAAAATCATCTAAAAACAGAAAAACTCCTCACTTTAAAAGACAATTATATATTGGTTGAAATATCATATTTAAGTGCGCCTTTCAACTTATATAAAATTATTTTTGATATTCAGCTTGCCGGCTATATTCCGGTTTTGGCACATCCGGAAAGATATACCTATTTTCATAAAAATTTTACAGAATATGAAAAACTGAAAAAATCTGGCTGTTTATTTCAGCTTAATTTATTGGCGACAGTAGGTTATTATGGAAGTGAAATTGCCAAAACTGCAGAACTTTTATTAAAAAAAGGAATGTACGATTTTACAGGAACAGATGTGCATCACAGCAGTCATATAGAATCTATGCATCAAAAAATCAAAATAGATGCGGCTTCAAACTTAAAAGAAGTTATTGCTAATAATCAGTTTTTTAAATTCTAA
- a CDS encoding dihydrolipoamide acetyltransferase family protein encodes MARFELKLPKMGESVAEATITNWLKEVGDKIEADEAVLEIATDKVDSEVPSEVSGILVEQLFGKDDLVQVGQTIAIIETEGGDAPAVTPVVEVSVPAEAVEIEKTIEAVKETVTAPQDFAGSDKFFSPLVKNIAKEEGISVAELDSIQGSGKDGRVTKDDIFKYIEDRKSGVVQAPKAVEEAPKAVVETPKAVVETPKAEPVAQKSQQAVPVSVNGGDEIVEMDRMRKLISGYMTASVQTSAHVQSFIEVDVTNIVKWRDKVKTAFEKREGEKLTFTPIMMEAVAKALKDFPGMNISVDGDYIIKKKNINLGMAAALPNGNLIVPVIKNADQLNLVGMAKAVNDLGNRAKAGKLKPDDTQGGTYTVTNVGTFGSVFGTPIINQPQVGILALGAIRKVPAVIETPEGDFIGIRQKMFLSHSYDHRVVDGALGGSFVKRVAEYLEAFDVERDF; translated from the coding sequence ATGGCAAGATTTGAATTAAAGCTTCCAAAAATGGGAGAGAGCGTCGCTGAGGCAACCATTACTAACTGGTTGAAAGAAGTGGGAGACAAAATTGAAGCTGATGAAGCTGTACTGGAAATTGCAACTGATAAAGTTGACAGCGAAGTGCCAAGTGAAGTATCAGGAATTTTAGTTGAACAATTATTTGGCAAAGATGATTTAGTTCAGGTAGGGCAGACTATTGCAATTATCGAAACAGAAGGTGGTGATGCGCCTGCAGTAACTCCAGTTGTCGAAGTTTCTGTACCTGCAGAAGCAGTAGAAATAGAAAAAACTATCGAAGCAGTAAAAGAAACCGTAACTGCTCCGCAGGATTTTGCAGGATCAGATAAATTCTTTTCTCCTCTGGTAAAAAATATTGCAAAAGAAGAAGGTATTTCTGTTGCAGAACTAGATAGTATTCAAGGTTCAGGAAAAGATGGCCGAGTAACAAAAGATGATATTTTTAAATATATAGAAGACCGCAAGTCAGGGGTTGTGCAAGCTCCAAAAGCAGTTGAAGAAGCTCCAAAAGCAGTGGTTGAAACACCAAAGGCTGTTGTTGAAACTCCAAAAGCAGAACCAGTCGCTCAAAAAAGCCAGCAGGCTGTTCCGGTTTCTGTAAACGGTGGTGACGAAATTGTGGAAATGGACAGAATGCGTAAACTGATTTCAGGTTACATGACAGCTTCTGTACAAACTTCGGCTCACGTTCAATCTTTTATTGAGGTTGACGTAACCAACATTGTAAAATGGAGAGATAAAGTTAAAACCGCTTTCGAAAAAAGAGAAGGTGAAAAATTGACTTTTACACCAATTATGATGGAAGCAGTTGCAAAAGCGTTAAAAGATTTCCCTGGAATGAATATTTCTGTTGATGGTGATTATATCATCAAAAAGAAAAACATCAATTTAGGAATGGCAGCAGCATTGCCAAACGGAAATTTAATTGTTCCTGTAATTAAAAATGCAGATCAGTTAAACCTTGTTGGAATGGCAAAAGCAGTTAACGATTTAGGAAACCGTGCAAAAGCAGGAAAACTAAAACCAGATGATACACAAGGCGGAACTTACACTGTTACAAATGTTGGAACTTTTGGAAGTGTTTTTGGAACGCCTATTATTAATCAGCCACAGGTTGGAATTTTAGCTCTTGGTGCGATTCGTAAAGTTCCTGCGGTTATCGAAACTCCAGAAGGAGATTTTATCGGAATCCGTCAAAAAATGTTCCTGTCTCACTCTTACGATCATAGAGTGGTAGATGGCGCATTAGGAGGAAGTTTTGTGAAAAGAGTAGCAGAATATTTAGAAGCTTTTGATGTAGAAAGAGATTTCTAG
- a CDS encoding BamA/TamA family outer membrane protein produces the protein MKNAKLLLGFFFFFQMQVCYCQNDSISRNNKDILDVLYKLFNKNDSLRKSEDKKIAFSLLPVPLDADKNTGLVVSFLTTFYLGDSDKTKMSQVSFSPYFSFTKQYVFPVQSYIYTKDNKWNFIGDYRYMIYPQDTYGLGGHNTDEKMSTLDYQQWRFYQFATRKVIGNFRLGLGLLLDNYQNISEDSYIDEVTDYVKYMNGDFSDETSFGAAIQGLYDSRENNVNPEQGLYVEADYRINTSGVEGKKWNSIYFDARKYHSFHKYKHRVLAYRAFYWSTFGGKPHYLDLPSIGWDRDGRTGRGFTRNRFRSNALIYFETEYRTDISKNGFWGAVFFTNISSVSKLETYQFKKWNPAIGTGLRIKWNKKNNSNLVLDYGISKNDWSLRLGLAENF, from the coding sequence ATGAAAAATGCAAAACTTCTATTGGGTTTCTTTTTCTTTTTTCAAATGCAAGTCTGCTATTGCCAAAACGATTCTATTTCGAGAAATAACAAAGACATTCTCGATGTTTTGTATAAGCTTTTTAATAAAAACGATTCATTACGAAAAAGCGAGGATAAAAAAATAGCATTTTCCCTGCTTCCAGTACCACTAGATGCCGATAAAAATACAGGTTTGGTCGTGTCGTTTTTAACTACCTTTTATCTTGGCGACAGCGACAAGACTAAAATGTCGCAGGTTTCATTTTCGCCTTATTTTAGTTTTACCAAACAATATGTTTTTCCTGTTCAAAGTTATATTTATACAAAAGATAACAAATGGAATTTTATAGGCGATTATCGATATATGATTTATCCGCAGGATACTTACGGTTTGGGCGGACATAATACAGATGAAAAAATGTCAACTCTGGATTATCAGCAATGGCGTTTTTATCAGTTTGCAACCCGAAAAGTAATTGGTAATTTCAGACTCGGACTGGGATTGCTGCTGGATAATTACCAAAACATTTCCGAAGACTCTTATATAGATGAAGTAACAGATTATGTTAAATATATGAATGGCGATTTTTCAGATGAAACTTCTTTTGGGGCTGCCATTCAGGGACTTTATGATTCCAGAGAAAACAATGTAAATCCGGAACAAGGTTTGTATGTTGAGGCAGATTACCGAATTAATACAAGCGGTGTGGAAGGAAAAAAGTGGAATTCAATTTATTTTGATGCCCGTAAATACCATTCTTTTCATAAGTACAAACATCGGGTTTTAGCTTATCGTGCCTTTTATTGGTCTACTTTTGGCGGAAAACCTCATTATTTAGATCTGCCAAGTATTGGCTGGGATCGCGATGGCAGAACCGGACGCGGATTTACCCGAAACAGGTTTCGAAGTAATGCCCTGATTTATTTTGAAACGGAATACCGAACTGATATTTCAAAAAACGGATTCTGGGGTGCCGTATTTTTTACCAATATTTCCTCGGTTTCAAAATTAGAAACGTATCAGTTTAAAAAGTGGAATCCGGCAATTGGAACGGGATTACGCATTAAATGGAACAAGAAAAACAATAGTAATTTAGTTCTAGATTACGGAATTAGTAAAAACGACTGGTCATTGCGGTTAGGTTTAGCCGAAAATTTCTAA
- a CDS encoding DUF5009 domain-containing protein, producing MKIKENLYNQRIISIDALRGITIFVMIFVNELASIQNVPQWMKHMPADADAMTFVDLVFPAFLFIVGMSVPFAFNARLIKGDSPKVIWTHTLKRALALIIIGVYMVNSSEGYDASKMIITPAFWGLLAYSMPIPIWNKYPKDFSVVLKSILQYGGMVVLIALYFLYVQEETGKIGITPKWWGILGLIGWAYLISVIYYWLVSGKLWAMIVFLIVCVVGNSANLTPGVNMPEWLGFIAGHLTHATLVSAGIVISLLFFDRKIENKINWPVIGFIILFFAAGFFLRQYYGISKIHGTPAWTLISAGICTVLFYFLYWLMEVKKQTKWSEFFMPAAANPLLIYILPGVIYYFCKVVNLHIIPGYFREGVPGILWSLVFSIIMLYVMKIFNRFKIQLHL from the coding sequence ATGAAAATTAAAGAGAATTTATATAATCAAAGGATTATTTCGATTGACGCTTTACGTGGAATTACCATTTTTGTAATGATATTTGTAAATGAGCTTGCAAGCATCCAAAATGTACCTCAATGGATGAAACACATGCCTGCAGATGCAGATGCGATGACCTTTGTCGATTTAGTTTTCCCTGCTTTTTTATTTATAGTTGGAATGTCAGTTCCATTTGCATTTAACGCCAGATTAATAAAAGGCGACAGTCCAAAAGTAATCTGGACTCATACCTTAAAACGTGCTTTAGCATTAATCATAATTGGTGTTTATATGGTTAATTCAAGTGAAGGTTACGACGCCTCAAAAATGATAATAACACCAGCTTTTTGGGGACTTTTAGCTTATTCAATGCCAATTCCTATCTGGAATAAATATCCAAAAGACTTTTCGGTTGTATTAAAATCCATTCTGCAATATGGCGGTATGGTGGTTTTAATTGCACTTTATTTTTTATATGTTCAGGAAGAAACAGGAAAAATAGGAATCACGCCAAAATGGTGGGGAATTCTGGGTTTAATAGGCTGGGCTTATCTTATTTCAGTAATTTACTATTGGCTGGTTTCGGGAAAATTATGGGCAATGATTGTTTTTCTGATAGTCTGCGTTGTCGGAAATTCAGCAAACCTGACCCCAGGTGTAAATATGCCGGAATGGCTGGGATTTATTGCAGGCCATTTAACCCATGCTACATTAGTATCAGCCGGAATCGTAATTTCGCTTTTGTTTTTTGATAGAAAAATCGAAAACAAAATCAATTGGCCGGTAATAGGTTTTATAATTTTGTTTTTTGCCGCTGGATTTTTTCTGCGTCAATATTATGGAATTTCAAAAATACATGGAACTCCTGCATGGACACTAATTTCTGCTGGAATCTGCACCGTTCTGTTTTACTTTTTGTATTGGTTAATGGAAGTTAAAAAACAAACTAAATGGAGTGAGTTTTTTATGCCTGCCGCAGCAAATCCGTTATTAATTTATATTCTGCCGGGTGTTATTTATTATTTCTGCAAAGTTGTCAATCTTCATATAATCCCAGGATATTTTAGAGAAGGCGTTCCTGGAATTCTTTGGTCTTTAGTGTTTTCGATTATAATGCTTTACGTAATGAAAATCTTTAATAGATTTAAAATTCAGCTTCATCTTTAA